In the Salvia splendens isolate huo1 chromosome 16, SspV2, whole genome shotgun sequence genome, TTGGTGGTGGAGGTGTTTGCTTACTACAATGAGTGGGATTTGAGCGCGGTGAATCCGTGGGAGGTCCCGAATCTCGTGCAGTGGTGCTACATGTCTTGGTTGAGCTTCAGAGTTGAATATGTTGCTCCCATGATTGTCACGTTGTCCAAATTTTGCATTGTGTTGTTCATGATCCAGTCCGCGGATCGCCTCGTGCAGTGCTTAGGGTGTTTTTGGGTGAAGTTGACTAGGATGAAGCCGGTTGTGGAGGGAGAGCCTTTCGATATCGAGGATGGCTCGAGCTTCCCCATGGTTCTTGTTCAGATTCCTATGTGCAATGAGAAAGAGGTAATGCAATCAAAGGAATAGATTCTTGTTTTGTGATCTTGATTCATTTTGATTAGATTGTGCTAAATAGATGCATCGTTTGTTGATTAGGTGTTTGAGCAGTCGATTGGTGCTGCTTGTCAGCTGGATTGGCCGAAGGATCGGTTTCTGGTGCAGGTGTTGGACGACTCAGATGACGAGCTCTGCCAGCGCCTTATACGCGAAGAGGTGATGTTGTGGAAGGAGAAAGGGGTGAACATTATCTATAGGCATAGGTTCGACAGAACTGGATACAAAGCAGGCAACCTTAAATCTGCAATGTCTTGTGAATATGTGAAAGACTACGAATTCGTCACGATACTCGATGCAGATTTCCAACCCAATCCCGATTTCCTCAAACTGACCGTGCCTCATTTCAAGGTATTGATAACCATCAATCAGTTGATCACAAACTGTGTTCTTCCTTGGTGTTCTAGTGTTCATCTGTGTCACCTTTCGTTTCAGGGAAAGCCCGACTTGGGGCTGGTGCAGGCGCGCTGGTCATTCGTGAACAAGGACGAGAACTTGCTCACGAGGCTCCAGAACATCAACCTGTGCTTCCATTTTGAGGTGGAGCAGCAAGTGAATGGCCTTTTCATCAATTTCTTCGGTTTCAATGGCACTGCTGGCGTGTGGAGGATCCAGGCGTTGGAGGAGTCTGGTGGCTGGCTCGAGAGGACGACAGTTGAGGACATGGACATAGCTGTCCGGGCCCACTTGCACGGCTGGAAGTTCATCTTCCTTAACGACGTTAGAGTCCTCTGTGAGCTGCCAGAGTCGTATGAGGCCTACAAAAAGCAGCAGCACCGGTGGCACTCTGGCCCGATGCAGCTCTTTAGGCTATGCCTCCCTCAGATCTTGTCTTCAAAGGTATATCAAGAATCTCTTACATCCCTTTTAAAATTAGGCCAAAAATTTGTCCTCTTTTAGCAGTGATTCTATTGAAAACTATTGAGATTCATGAATTGTTATTGAATGCCTTCGTTGTTGTCGTTGTCGTTGTTGTATATGTGCAGGTATCATATTGCAAGAAGGCGAATTTGATATTCTTGTTTTTCCTGCTGAGGAAACTAGTGCTCCCCTTTTACTCATTCACACTCTTCTGCATCATACTCCCATTGACAATGTTCATACCCGAAGCCGAGCTACCTGCGTGGGTGATCTGTTACGTCCCGATCGTCATGTCGATCCTCAACATCCTACCCGCCCCGAAATCCTTCCCCTTCCTAATGCCATACCTCCTCTTCGAGAACACCATGTCTGTCACCAAGTTCAACGCGATGATCTCGGGTCTCTTCCAGCTAGGCAGCGCCTACGAGTGGGTGGTGACGAAGAAAACAGGCAGGGCGTCCGAGTCGGACCTGCTCAGCCTTGTCGAGAGGGAGTCGAAGAATCAGAACGAGGAGAAGATCCAGAGACGGCTCTCAGAGTCCGGCCTGGAGATGCTCGAGAAGATGAGCAGCGAACAGCCTGCTGCAGCGATGAAGTCGAAGAAGAAGACAAACAAGATATACCGGAAGGAGCTCGCGCTCGCCTTCCTCTTGCTGACGGCGGCCGCGAGGAGCTTGCTTTCGGCACAGGGGATCCATTTCTACTACTTGCTGTTTCAGGGATTGACATTTTTGGTGGTGGGATTGGATCTGATTGGAGAGCAGGTGAGCTGAGATGGAGAGAACGAGACATGGTGGTggtatttttctttaattaaatttttat is a window encoding:
- the LOC121769707 gene encoding xyloglucan glycosyltransferase 4-like translates to MAPNSVVVTLEKAENISLIEVNDPSGGRSKFQEKQRSASPKQFTWLLLLKAHRAAACIPWLATSLFTVFGLVKKRIASSDQNEEDPRYKGRLYVFIKVFLAVSLIALVVEVFAYYNEWDLSAVNPWEVPNLVQWCYMSWLSFRVEYVAPMIVTLSKFCIVLFMIQSADRLVQCLGCFWVKLTRMKPVVEGEPFDIEDGSSFPMVLVQIPMCNEKEVFEQSIGAACQLDWPKDRFLVQVLDDSDDELCQRLIREEVMLWKEKGVNIIYRHRFDRTGYKAGNLKSAMSCEYVKDYEFVTILDADFQPNPDFLKLTVPHFKGKPDLGLVQARWSFVNKDENLLTRLQNINLCFHFEVEQQVNGLFINFFGFNGTAGVWRIQALEESGGWLERTTVEDMDIAVRAHLHGWKFIFLNDVRVLCELPESYEAYKKQQHRWHSGPMQLFRLCLPQILSSKVSYCKKANLIFLFFLLRKLVLPFYSFTLFCIILPLTMFIPEAELPAWVICYVPIVMSILNILPAPKSFPFLMPYLLFENTMSVTKFNAMISGLFQLGSAYEWVVTKKTGRASESDLLSLVERESKNQNEEKIQRRLSESGLEMLEKMSSEQPAAAMKSKKKTNKIYRKELALAFLLLTAAARSLLSAQGIHFYYLLFQGLTFLVVGLDLIGEQVS